In Athene noctua chromosome 7, bAthNoc1.hap1.1, whole genome shotgun sequence, the following proteins share a genomic window:
- the HNRNPA3 gene encoding heterogeneous nuclear ribonucleoprotein A3 isoform X1, with translation MAALKEERDVEDYKRKGRRSSQQKYRRLNKGHEPKEPEQLRKLFIGGLSFETTDDSLREHFEKWGTLTDCVVMRDPQTKRSRGFGFVTYSCVEEVDAAMSARPHKVDGRVVEPKRAVSREDSVKPGAHLTVKKIFVGGIKEDTEEYNLREYFEKYGKIETIEVMEDRQSGKKRGFAFVTFDDHDTVDKIVVQKYHTINGHNCEVKKALSKQEMQTASSQRGRGGGSGNFMGRGNFGGGGGNFGRGGNFGGRGGYGGGGGGGGSRGSFGGGDGYNGFGDGGNYGGGPGYGSRGGYGGGGGPGYGNPGGGYGGGGGGYDGYNEGGNFGGGNYGGSGNYNDFGNYSGQQQSNYGPMKGGGSFGGRSSGSPYGGGYGSGSGSGGYGGRRF, from the exons ATGGCTGCTCTTAAGGAAGAGAGAGATGTGGAAGACTACAAGAGGAAAGGAAGACGATCCTCACAG CAGAAATACCGTAGACTGAATAAG GGTCATGAGCCAAAAGAGCCAGAGCAGTTGAGAAAGCTGTTCATTGGAGGTCTGAGCTTTGAAACAACAGATGATAGCTTGAGAGAACACTTTGAAAAATGGGGCACGCTCACGGACTGTGTG GTGATGAGAGACCCTCAAACAAAACGTTCCAGAGGCTTCGGCTTTGTGACTTACTCTTGTGTGGAGGAGGTGGATGCTGCCATGAGTGCTCGACCACATAAGGTTGATGGACGCGTGGTTGAACCAAAGAGAGCCGTTTCGAGGGAG GATTCTGTAAAGCCTGGGGCACatctcacagtaaagaaaatatttgttggtGGAATTAAAGAAGATACAGAAGAATATAATTTAAGGGAGTACTTCGAAAAATATGGCAAGATTGAAACCATAGAAGTCATGGAAGACAGACAAAGCGGAAAGAAGAGAGGCTTTGCTTTTGTAACTTTTGATGATCATGATACAGTTGATAAAATTGTTG TTCAGAAATACCATACTATAAATGGACATAACTGCGAAGTGAAAAAAGCGCTCTCAAAACAAGAGATGCAGACTGCTAGCTCTCAGAGAG gtCGTGGGGGTGGCTCAGGCAACTTCATGGGTCGTGGAAACTTTGGAGGCGGTGGAGGGAACTTTGGCAGAGGAGGAAACTTCGGTGGAAGAG GAGGCTATGGGGgtggtggtggcggtggtgggaGCAGAGGAAGCTTTGGGGGTGGTGACGGATACAATGGATTTGGTGATG GTGGCAACTATGGAGGTGGTCCTGGCTATGGCAGCAGAGGAGGTTATGGTGGTGGTGGAGGACCAGGATATGGAAACCCAGGTGGTGGAtatggaggtggtggaggaggatATGATGGCTACAATGAAGGAGGAAATTTTGGTGGTG GTAATTATGGTGGAAGTGGAAACTACAATGATTTTGGCAATTACAGTGGACAACAGCAGTCTAACTATGGTCCCATGAAAGGTGGTGGCAGCTTTGGTGGCAGAAGTTCAGGCAGTCCCTATGGTG GTGGTTATGGATCTGGAAGTGGAAGTGGGGGCTATGGTGGTAGAAGATTCTAA
- the HNRNPA3 gene encoding heterogeneous nuclear ribonucleoprotein A3 isoform X3, translating into MAALKEERDVEDYKRKGRRSSQGHEPKEPEQLRKLFIGGLSFETTDDSLREHFEKWGTLTDCVVMRDPQTKRSRGFGFVTYSCVEEVDAAMSARPHKVDGRVVEPKRAVSREDSVKPGAHLTVKKIFVGGIKEDTEEYNLREYFEKYGKIETIEVMEDRQSGKKRGFAFVTFDDHDTVDKIVVQKYHTINGHNCEVKKALSKQEMQTASSQRGRGGGSGNFMGRGNFGGGGGNFGRGGNFGGRGGYGGGGGGGGSRGSFGGGDGYNGFGDGGNYGGGPGYGSRGGYGGGGGPGYGNPGGGYGGGGGGYDGYNEGGNFGGGNYGGSGNYNDFGNYSGQQQSNYGPMKGGGSFGGRSSGSPYGGGYGSGSGSGGYGGRRF; encoded by the exons ATGGCTGCTCTTAAGGAAGAGAGAGATGTGGAAGACTACAAGAGGAAAGGAAGACGATCCTCACAG GGTCATGAGCCAAAAGAGCCAGAGCAGTTGAGAAAGCTGTTCATTGGAGGTCTGAGCTTTGAAACAACAGATGATAGCTTGAGAGAACACTTTGAAAAATGGGGCACGCTCACGGACTGTGTG GTGATGAGAGACCCTCAAACAAAACGTTCCAGAGGCTTCGGCTTTGTGACTTACTCTTGTGTGGAGGAGGTGGATGCTGCCATGAGTGCTCGACCACATAAGGTTGATGGACGCGTGGTTGAACCAAAGAGAGCCGTTTCGAGGGAG GATTCTGTAAAGCCTGGGGCACatctcacagtaaagaaaatatttgttggtGGAATTAAAGAAGATACAGAAGAATATAATTTAAGGGAGTACTTCGAAAAATATGGCAAGATTGAAACCATAGAAGTCATGGAAGACAGACAAAGCGGAAAGAAGAGAGGCTTTGCTTTTGTAACTTTTGATGATCATGATACAGTTGATAAAATTGTTG TTCAGAAATACCATACTATAAATGGACATAACTGCGAAGTGAAAAAAGCGCTCTCAAAACAAGAGATGCAGACTGCTAGCTCTCAGAGAG gtCGTGGGGGTGGCTCAGGCAACTTCATGGGTCGTGGAAACTTTGGAGGCGGTGGAGGGAACTTTGGCAGAGGAGGAAACTTCGGTGGAAGAG GAGGCTATGGGGgtggtggtggcggtggtgggaGCAGAGGAAGCTTTGGGGGTGGTGACGGATACAATGGATTTGGTGATG GTGGCAACTATGGAGGTGGTCCTGGCTATGGCAGCAGAGGAGGTTATGGTGGTGGTGGAGGACCAGGATATGGAAACCCAGGTGGTGGAtatggaggtggtggaggaggatATGATGGCTACAATGAAGGAGGAAATTTTGGTGGTG GTAATTATGGTGGAAGTGGAAACTACAATGATTTTGGCAATTACAGTGGACAACAGCAGTCTAACTATGGTCCCATGAAAGGTGGTGGCAGCTTTGGTGGCAGAAGTTCAGGCAGTCCCTATGGTG GTGGTTATGGATCTGGAAGTGGAAGTGGGGGCTATGGTGGTAGAAGATTCTAA
- the HNRNPA3 gene encoding heterogeneous nuclear ribonucleoprotein A3 isoform X2: protein MAALKEERDVEDYKRKGRRSSQKYRRLNKGHEPKEPEQLRKLFIGGLSFETTDDSLREHFEKWGTLTDCVVMRDPQTKRSRGFGFVTYSCVEEVDAAMSARPHKVDGRVVEPKRAVSREDSVKPGAHLTVKKIFVGGIKEDTEEYNLREYFEKYGKIETIEVMEDRQSGKKRGFAFVTFDDHDTVDKIVVQKYHTINGHNCEVKKALSKQEMQTASSQRGRGGGSGNFMGRGNFGGGGGNFGRGGNFGGRGGYGGGGGGGGSRGSFGGGDGYNGFGDGGNYGGGPGYGSRGGYGGGGGPGYGNPGGGYGGGGGGYDGYNEGGNFGGGNYGGSGNYNDFGNYSGQQQSNYGPMKGGGSFGGRSSGSPYGGGYGSGSGSGGYGGRRF, encoded by the exons ATGGCTGCTCTTAAGGAAGAGAGAGATGTGGAAGACTACAAGAGGAAAGGAAGACGATCCTCACAG AAATACCGTAGACTGAATAAG GGTCATGAGCCAAAAGAGCCAGAGCAGTTGAGAAAGCTGTTCATTGGAGGTCTGAGCTTTGAAACAACAGATGATAGCTTGAGAGAACACTTTGAAAAATGGGGCACGCTCACGGACTGTGTG GTGATGAGAGACCCTCAAACAAAACGTTCCAGAGGCTTCGGCTTTGTGACTTACTCTTGTGTGGAGGAGGTGGATGCTGCCATGAGTGCTCGACCACATAAGGTTGATGGACGCGTGGTTGAACCAAAGAGAGCCGTTTCGAGGGAG GATTCTGTAAAGCCTGGGGCACatctcacagtaaagaaaatatttgttggtGGAATTAAAGAAGATACAGAAGAATATAATTTAAGGGAGTACTTCGAAAAATATGGCAAGATTGAAACCATAGAAGTCATGGAAGACAGACAAAGCGGAAAGAAGAGAGGCTTTGCTTTTGTAACTTTTGATGATCATGATACAGTTGATAAAATTGTTG TTCAGAAATACCATACTATAAATGGACATAACTGCGAAGTGAAAAAAGCGCTCTCAAAACAAGAGATGCAGACTGCTAGCTCTCAGAGAG gtCGTGGGGGTGGCTCAGGCAACTTCATGGGTCGTGGAAACTTTGGAGGCGGTGGAGGGAACTTTGGCAGAGGAGGAAACTTCGGTGGAAGAG GAGGCTATGGGGgtggtggtggcggtggtgggaGCAGAGGAAGCTTTGGGGGTGGTGACGGATACAATGGATTTGGTGATG GTGGCAACTATGGAGGTGGTCCTGGCTATGGCAGCAGAGGAGGTTATGGTGGTGGTGGAGGACCAGGATATGGAAACCCAGGTGGTGGAtatggaggtggtggaggaggatATGATGGCTACAATGAAGGAGGAAATTTTGGTGGTG GTAATTATGGTGGAAGTGGAAACTACAATGATTTTGGCAATTACAGTGGACAACAGCAGTCTAACTATGGTCCCATGAAAGGTGGTGGCAGCTTTGGTGGCAGAAGTTCAGGCAGTCCCTATGGTG GTGGTTATGGATCTGGAAGTGGAAGTGGGGGCTATGGTGGTAGAAGATTCTAA